DNA from Syntrophorhabdaceae bacterium:
GCGTGCACAAGCTCATCGGCATGCCCTACGGCTCCTCCCTCGGGACCGCCGACGGCCTTCTCACCCGCTGGCTTCAGGAAAGGTCGAGCGGCGTCGTCCTCTTCGACGAGATCGAAAAGGCCCACCCCGACGTCCACAGGCTCCTCATGGGACTGCTCGACGAGGGAAGGATAACCTCCGGCATGGGAGAGCGCTTCGACGTCAGCCGCTGCGTCGCCATCCTCACCACGAACGTCCTCACCCACCGCGACACAGACAGGGTGAAACTGGGATTCTCGGCGACGGAAAACCCCGGCGACCCCTTCGCCCTCCTCGCAAAATACTTCCCCGAAGAATTCCTGGGAAGGCTCGACGAGATCATAATCTTCAAGACGCCCACGGTTCCGATCCTCAAGAAGATCATGAGCCAGAAACTGGACGAAGCACTAAGGCGCCTCCAGGAGAAAGGCATCTTCCTCATATACACCGAAGACCGCCTCCTCGACCACCTCCTGGGAGCCACCGACAAACCCTGGGCCGGCGCCCGCGACATGGCCCGCCTCATCGACCGAAAACTGATCCAACCCATCGCCCGCCGCCTCATCGACTGTGACACGCAGGATTGGGTCTGCATAGAACTGACAGAATCCTTCTACCGTTCAGGAACCCTGAACCCCCTGCCCCTTCTCCAAGACCCGGGCCCACCCCCCGATTACCCCGACAACCCCGCAACGGCGCTGAACGCCTGACAATGACAAGGGAGGTAACGACATGGAAGACCGCGACAAAAGCAAGAAAATGGAAGAGCATAACTGCAATGAACATGTCCGCTATGATGGTGGACAGAAGATCAATCGTGATGGTGTGAGAATATGGGTGGAGACGTACTATTGCAGGGTCTGCGGGAAGAGACTGGACATTAAAGAGGAGATATTGGACTGAGGGGCGGTTTGAGTGGTTTGAGTGGCTGTCGATAAAGTCCTCTTTGTCGTCATCCCGGACTCTCGCCTGCCGTCATCCCGGACTTGATCCGGGATCCAGCTTGTGCGTCTGGGTCTTTTTTCTTCTGCTTCTTCTTATCATGAGAGGTCCGCGCGGGGTATCATTGCCGGGCAGCCACGTTGCGGATCACACCCGTTATGCGATCTCGGCTCGCTCGATGCTCATTGCGGACAAAGGTGGGAGCGAAACTGTAATCTGGAAATCCGCAGAAATAAGCTATTAGCCTTCTGCCAACCCGGTGCAGTCAGACGCACCGGTCCCGGTCACTTCGTGCCCGGTCCGCGCTCCCCGAAACCGCAACGGGTCCCGTGATCCTTCGCTAACGGCTGTCCGGCAATGATACCCCGCGCTCGATGGGTTAAAGAAAGGTTTCGACTTAGAGAACACACCACAGCAAACAACCCGTGACATGTGAAGTAGGATAGTGTCAAGCTGATTTCACGAACGCTAA
Protein-coding regions in this window:
- a CDS encoding AAA family ATPase, producing the protein VHKLIGMPYGSSLGTADGLLTRWLQERSSGVVLFDEIEKAHPDVHRLLMGLLDEGRITSGMGERFDVSRCVAILTTNVLTHRDTDRVKLGFSATENPGDPFALLAKYFPEEFLGRLDEIIIFKTPTVPILKKIMSQKLDEALRRLQEKGIFLIYTEDRLLDHLLGATDKPWAGARDMARLIDRKLIQPIARRLIDCDTQDWVCIELTESFYRSGTLNPLPLLQDPGPPPDYPDNPATALNA